DNA from Micromonospora sp. M71_S20:
ACAGCGGGCGCCCGGGCCGGGTCGTGGCTGGCCTGCGCGTTGCCCCTCGGCGCGCGGATGACCGACCGCCGGCAGGTCGGTGGGCGCTGCCGGGACGACGGCCTGGTGGTGGTCGTCGTCGACCTGGCCGGTACCCGGCTGCTCGGCCGGATTCCGGAGCCGCCCGCCTGGCCGCCGGGCCGAAGGGGAAGTTGGCGCCCATACCGCCCGATCGGGCCCCGACCTGCGGCGGAACCCCGACGCAGACGAGCGCCCTTCTTGATTTCTTCGTAACTTGCGCGTCGCATTGTGGTGCTTGACACACGGCCATGCCGGCACCATCATGAGAAGCAACCAAGCGCTTGCTAGGTTTCTCGCGGAGGGTGACATGTCGCCGGAAACGTCGGCGTCATCGCGGGCGCGACGGCGGTAACCGGGCGGCGCGCCGGGGACGGTCAACGGGCTCCGGCGCGCGCAGTCCACAACTACCTATCACTGACAACCGGCAAGGCAGGGATAGCAGTGGTCGTATCGAGAATTGGTTCCACCGGTCTGGCGGCGGGTCTGGCGGCCCTGCTGGCCCTCACCGCCTGTGGTGGAGGCGGCGGTGACAGTGACAAGCCCACCGACGGCACCGCATCAGGGGCGCCCATCATCATCGGGATGGACGAGGACAGCACCGGTCCTGGCGCGTCCTACAGCACCATCGCCGGCAAGACGATCAGGCTGGCGGTGCAGGACATCAACGACAAGGGCGGGGTGCTCGGCCGGCCGTTACGCCTCGTCGTCGAGAACGACGAGAGCGACCCGACCAAGGTGCCCGCGGTGTTGCAGAAGCTCTCCGGCCAGGGTGCCAAGGCGCTGCTCCTGCAGAGCGGCAGCGCGGCGATCATGCAGGCCAAGTCGACGCTGACCCAGCTCAAGTTGCCGGCGATCGCGCCGACGGGCGTCACCGCCACGCTTGTCGAACCACCCAACAACGAACTCATCTACATGCTCGCCAACACCACGGCGGACTGGGCCGAGGTCTACTGCGGCGCGTTCAAGGCGGCGAACATCAGCAAGCTGGGTGTGCTGACCGACGACACCACCACCATCGCCGCGCTCAACAAGTCGCTGCTCGGCGGGCTCTCCTGTGTCACGGTGGTGGCCACCGAGAAGGGGGCGGCCAACGCCTCCGACCTCTCCGCGCAGGTGGCCCGACTCAAGAACGCCAATCCGGACGCCGTCCTGGTGACCAGCGTCGGCGGCTCCTTCGAGGTGCTCGCCCAGAACACCCTGGCCAGGCAGTTCTCCGGCAAGCCGCGCTTCTCGCTGGCCTCGATCGGCAACCAGCCGTCCTCGTGGAAACTGGCCAACGCCGGTGCGCTCAAGGGCCTGATCTTCATGGGGTCGATCAACTCGGAGAATCCCCGCACCCAGGCTCTGACGAAGTTGCTGAAGGAGAAGAACGGCGACGACTACGAGGTGACCGCGTACGACGCGCAGGCGTGGGACTCGGTGCAACTGCTCAAGCTGGCCATCGAGAAGGCCGGCGGCCCGGACGACCCGGCCAAGCTCAACGCGGCGATCCAGGGGATCACCGGCTACCAGGCCGCCTTCGGGCAGGGCAACTTCACCCTGTCGTTCTCGGCGACCAAGCACCTCGGCGCCGACGGGCTCTGCGGGCTGTCCCTGATCGAGTTCGGCGACGACAACAAGCCGAAGGGACCCTGGTCCACCTTCCAACCGCCCTGTTCCGGTTGACCGGCGCAGGGGCCGGTCCTGCGACCGGCCCCTGCGGCAGTTCCCGAGGAGTTTCCACATGACAGACCTCCAGCTCTGGCTCTCCGCGATGGAGATGGGCTGCTTCTTCGGCATGCTGGCTCTGGCCTACTACCTGGTCCAGGTCGGCGCAGGTTTCTTCAACTTCGCCATCGGCCCCTACGCGATGATGGGCGGGCTCTGCACGAGCTGGTTGGTCATCGAGTACGACCTCGGCGTCTGGCCCGCGGCCGGGATCGCGGTGGCGGTCACCCTGCTGCTGGCAGC
Protein-coding regions in this window:
- a CDS encoding ABC transporter substrate-binding protein, with protein sequence MVVSRIGSTGLAAGLAALLALTACGGGGGDSDKPTDGTASGAPIIIGMDEDSTGPGASYSTIAGKTIRLAVQDINDKGGVLGRPLRLVVENDESDPTKVPAVLQKLSGQGAKALLLQSGSAAIMQAKSTLTQLKLPAIAPTGVTATLVEPPNNELIYMLANTTADWAEVYCGAFKAANISKLGVLTDDTTTIAALNKSLLGGLSCVTVVATEKGAANASDLSAQVARLKNANPDAVLVTSVGGSFEVLAQNTLARQFSGKPRFSLASIGNQPSSWKLANAGALKGLIFMGSINSENPRTQALTKLLKEKNGDDYEVTAYDAQAWDSVQLLKLAIEKAGGPDDPAKLNAAIQGITGYQAAFGQGNFTLSFSATKHLGADGLCGLSLIEFGDDNKPKGPWSTFQPPCSG